One segment of Rhizobium jaguaris DNA contains the following:
- a CDS encoding ABC transporter ATP-binding protein, producing MASMTFDGIGKTYPDGTVAVANVSFTVADGEFVVLVGPSGCGKSTLLRMAAGLELLNSGRLLMDDLDVTNTEPQDRDIAMVFQNYALYPHMTVYENMAFGLQQRKMPKDKIEKLVRDAAEMLDLTKYLHRKPGALSGGQRQRVAMGRAIVRHPMAFLMDEPLSNLDAKLRVQMRAELKLLNQRIGVTTLYVTHDQVEAMTMGDRVAVLKPVADAGESNLQQIDTPQRLYDRPVNLFVAGFIGSPAMNFVRAELQADGQSLRATIVGTGITFPVPASAALSAYAGRQIIAGIRPEMFRVCPEQDALFNEPVPVAEALGADTFVFFDIASPPVNVSDADDPDDFSRKVTNRLVARIPPMATPAPKQRLPLTVDLDKLHWFDPHTGVSIRD from the coding sequence ATGGCATCCATGACCTTTGACGGGATTGGAAAGACCTATCCGGACGGGACCGTCGCCGTCGCCAATGTGAGCTTTACGGTCGCCGACGGCGAGTTCGTCGTGCTGGTCGGACCGTCCGGCTGCGGCAAATCCACCCTTCTGCGGATGGCGGCCGGGCTCGAACTGCTCAACAGCGGCCGGTTGCTCATGGACGATCTGGATGTCACCAACACCGAGCCGCAGGACCGCGACATTGCGATGGTGTTCCAGAACTACGCGCTTTATCCGCATATGACGGTCTATGAAAACATGGCCTTCGGCCTGCAGCAGCGCAAGATGCCCAAGGACAAGATCGAGAAGCTCGTGCGCGACGCAGCAGAGATGCTCGATCTCACGAAGTACCTGCATCGCAAGCCGGGCGCGCTGTCTGGCGGGCAGCGCCAACGTGTCGCGATGGGGCGCGCAATCGTCCGCCATCCAATGGCGTTCCTGATGGACGAGCCGCTTTCCAATCTCGATGCCAAGCTGCGTGTTCAGATGCGCGCCGAGCTCAAGCTGTTGAACCAGCGGATCGGCGTCACCACGCTCTATGTCACCCATGATCAGGTCGAGGCGATGACGATGGGCGACCGGGTTGCGGTGCTAAAGCCGGTCGCCGATGCCGGCGAAAGCAACCTGCAGCAGATCGACACGCCGCAGCGGCTCTACGATCGGCCGGTGAATCTATTCGTTGCCGGCTTTATCGGTTCGCCGGCGATGAATTTCGTGCGGGCTGAACTACAGGCGGATGGCCAAAGCCTGCGTGCCACGATCGTAGGCACCGGCATCACCTTTCCGGTTCCCGCGAGCGCTGCGTTGTCTGCCTATGCCGGGCGCCAGATCATCGCCGGAATACGCCCGGAAATGTTTCGGGTGTGTCCAGAGCAGGACGCGCTGTTTAATGAGCCGGTCCCGGTTGCCGAGGCGCTCGGCGCCGACACCTTCGTGTTCTTCGACATCGCCTCTCCGCCGGTCAATGTCAGCGATGCGGATGACCCCGACGATTTCAGCCGCAAGGTTACGAACCGGCTGGTTGCGCGCATCCCCCCGATGGCGACCCCCGCGCCGAAGCAGCGGCTGCCGCTGACGGTCGATCTGGACAAGCTGCACTGGTTCGATCCGCATACAGGGGTTTCGATACGCGACTGA
- a CDS encoding GntR family transcriptional regulator, with protein MWLCEKALQCRGIAVPTSTGEPLPAKADAAYNAVLELLYSYARVPAQHLSDQDLATTLGLGRTPIREALIRLAAEGKILSVPQRGYFTRPLVEGALLDLYVIARQTLTYALWRMRSHVPDDGGVRDKPPRDQLAIHAETIFANIAQLSENCEICRIIDKFCFCSRPIRMEIITSELAPSYEKSLARLIDVMPQLSKATGAVEAALMSHLDVEQSALPRVVQEVNNQRSTSFLRLVRSL; from the coding sequence ATGTGGCTCTGTGAGAAAGCGCTCCAATGTCGTGGAATAGCCGTTCCAACTTCCACAGGCGAACCGCTGCCTGCAAAGGCTGACGCTGCCTACAATGCTGTTCTTGAATTGCTTTACAGCTACGCCCGCGTGCCTGCGCAACATCTCAGTGACCAGGATCTTGCCACCACTCTTGGCCTTGGTCGGACACCGATACGCGAAGCGCTCATCCGACTTGCCGCGGAGGGAAAGATTCTCTCCGTTCCTCAAAGAGGCTATTTCACTAGGCCGCTCGTGGAAGGGGCACTGTTGGACTTATATGTTATCGCGCGTCAAACCCTCACCTACGCACTCTGGCGTATGCGGTCGCATGTCCCGGACGATGGCGGCGTACGCGATAAGCCGCCGCGCGACCAGCTCGCAATACATGCGGAAACCATCTTTGCCAACATCGCCCAGTTGTCGGAAAATTGCGAGATTTGCAGAATTATCGACAAATTCTGTTTTTGCTCTCGTCCTATCCGGATGGAAATAATAACGTCGGAGCTTGCCCCTTCCTATGAAAAAAGCCTAGCAAGGCTCATTGACGTGATGCCGCAGTTGAGCAAGGCGACGGGGGCGGTGGAGGCCGCATTAATGAGCCACCTTGATGTCGAACAAAGCGCTCTCCCGCGCGTCGTACAAGAGGTAAACAATCAGCGATCGACAAGTTTTCTTCGGCTGGTGAGAAGTTTGTAA
- a CDS encoding ABC transporter substrate-binding protein yields the protein MTFDIGNMSRRNMLKSASVAALLASSAGSLVAPRRASAQDAKTVRVLSVEDPFFFSMKAMIPEFEKETGIKVELESLSYDALQTRLVSAFVAKTSDADVIAVDQMWLGQYLDNGWIISLNDYIAKDSDIDLADFIPEVLYSSNMWRGQIATLPVAAYAQGVMYRKDIFESFGIAAPPTKAAEDWTWTKYIETLKALEGKSFDGKPLFPTVICGSQPSPITHMFTQLSASHGASWFKSFPGAPWDFSPQLTGPAWAKSVDVYRQLYKLSPPEAINYVWFDAGTRFAKGDIGMFYWWTPYFYLVKNSGYMTGKKSDVINKYATAALPKAEGVSQTVSLGGWSLGVPSSSDRQDNGYAFIKWATSKATQKKMAEWPDLNFQFSDFARKSLYEDADVKKIYPYLDVQYDMMKQGNGKITRPPVPGYTAVESVLGLTLNQLLTGNEDPKTALERTNSLFESILKGNLMIPYQKESYADTLDGAKALIGKLGKA from the coding sequence ATGACATTCGATATCGGAAATATGTCGCGCCGGAACATGCTGAAGTCAGCATCGGTCGCGGCTCTCTTGGCATCAAGTGCAGGCTCACTTGTCGCGCCGCGGCGTGCGTCTGCCCAAGACGCCAAGACCGTGCGCGTTCTGTCGGTCGAAGATCCGTTCTTCTTCTCGATGAAAGCGATGATCCCGGAATTCGAGAAGGAAACGGGCATCAAGGTTGAACTCGAAAGCCTTTCCTACGACGCGCTGCAGACGCGCCTGGTCTCCGCCTTCGTCGCAAAGACCTCGGATGCCGACGTGATTGCCGTCGACCAGATGTGGCTTGGCCAGTATCTCGACAACGGCTGGATCATTTCTCTCAACGACTACATCGCCAAGGACAGCGACATCGACCTCGCCGACTTCATCCCGGAGGTCCTCTATTCGTCGAACATGTGGCGCGGGCAGATCGCAACGCTGCCGGTGGCGGCTTACGCGCAAGGGGTGATGTACCGCAAGGATATCTTCGAGAGCTTCGGCATCGCCGCACCGCCGACCAAGGCCGCCGAAGACTGGACCTGGACGAAGTATATCGAGACGCTGAAGGCGCTCGAAGGCAAGTCGTTCGACGGCAAGCCGCTCTTCCCGACGGTGATTTGCGGATCGCAGCCGTCGCCGATTACGCACATGTTTACCCAGCTTTCGGCGAGCCACGGCGCGAGCTGGTTCAAGTCCTTCCCCGGCGCGCCCTGGGATTTCTCGCCGCAGCTCACCGGCCCGGCCTGGGCAAAGTCGGTCGATGTCTACCGGCAGCTCTATAAGCTCTCGCCGCCCGAAGCGATCAACTACGTCTGGTTCGATGCCGGCACCCGCTTCGCCAAGGGCGATATCGGCATGTTCTACTGGTGGACGCCGTATTTCTATCTGGTGAAGAATTCCGGCTACATGACGGGCAAGAAATCCGATGTCATCAACAAATACGCGACCGCCGCACTTCCGAAGGCCGAAGGAGTCTCTCAGACGGTGAGCCTCGGTGGCTGGAGCCTCGGTGTTCCCTCCAGTTCCGACCGGCAGGACAACGGCTATGCCTTCATCAAATGGGCGACGTCGAAGGCGACGCAGAAGAAGATGGCCGAGTGGCCGGACCTCAATTTCCAGTTCTCGGATTTTGCCCGCAAGTCGCTCTACGAGGACGCCGACGTCAAGAAGATCTATCCCTACCTCGATGTCCAGTACGACATGATGAAGCAGGGCAACGGCAAGATCACGCGTCCGCCGGTTCCCGGCTACACCGCCGTCGAAAGTGTGCTCGGCCTCACGCTCAACCAGCTTCTGACCGGCAACGAAGATCCGAAGACGGCGCTCGAGCGCACGAACAGCCTGTTCGAAAGCATCCTCAAAGGCAATCTGATGATCCCGTATCAGAAGGAAAGCTATGCCGACACGCTCGATGGCGCCAAGGCCCTGATCGGCAAGCTCGGCAAGGCGTAA
- a CDS encoding carbohydrate ABC transporter permease has protein sequence MKSRKTFYTALTYAAGLLFLAVFIGPILWFLALAIRPAETAFAMPPQLTFEPTFDAFRHILVDPGTNAPQLVNSLIVAIGAVLLNLPFSVPAAYALSRFKLRGKKNIMLWYLGLLMAPPIAFLIPYFVLITRIGLQGSYFSMVLVLQTLTIPFSVWLMKSFIDEVPAELEEAGRVDGARWYTIMWRITLPIVRPGIIVTSMFAFVFAWNNAAFPLVLSSRSTATLPIGTLGYFATSGVTWNYIAAAAVLAMIPPMIIFLVFDRYVVRGLTFGSVKG, from the coding sequence ATGAAAAGCCGCAAGACCTTCTATACCGCGCTCACCTATGCTGCCGGCCTGCTGTTCCTGGCCGTCTTCATCGGCCCGATACTCTGGTTCCTGGCGCTCGCCATCCGGCCGGCCGAAACCGCGTTTGCAATGCCGCCGCAGCTGACGTTCGAGCCGACGTTCGATGCCTTCCGGCATATCCTGGTCGATCCCGGCACCAACGCACCGCAACTGGTGAACTCGCTGATCGTCGCAATCGGCGCGGTGCTGCTCAATCTGCCGTTCTCGGTTCCCGCCGCTTATGCGCTTTCCCGCTTCAAGCTGCGGGGCAAGAAGAACATCATGCTCTGGTATCTCGGCCTGCTGATGGCGCCGCCGATCGCCTTCCTGATTCCGTATTTCGTGTTGATCACGCGGATCGGCCTGCAGGGCTCCTACTTCTCGATGGTGCTGGTTCTCCAGACGTTGACGATCCCGTTCTCCGTCTGGCTGATGAAAAGCTTCATCGACGAGGTGCCGGCCGAACTCGAAGAAGCCGGCCGCGTCGACGGTGCCCGCTGGTACACGATCATGTGGCGCATCACGCTGCCGATTGTGCGTCCCGGCATCATCGTTACCTCGATGTTCGCCTTCGTCTTTGCCTGGAACAACGCAGCCTTCCCGCTGGTGCTGAGTTCGCGTTCCACCGCCACTCTCCCGATCGGGACCCTTGGATATTTCGCGACCAGCGGCGTGACCTGGAACTACATCGCCGCAGCCGCCGTGCTCGCGATGATCCCGCCGATGATCATCTTCCTGGTTTTTGACCGCTACGTCGTCCGGGGCCTGACCTTCGGGTCGGTCAAAGGCTGA
- a CDS encoding ROK family transcriptional regulator, giving the protein MKFGNQPSYSLGQRSASTKEALAGEGGNVTLVSQSTLGEINRGRVLQALYDNGPKSRAELARLAGVNRTTITGIVQPMIEEGLLVEGDAVPSDFKGGKPARPIYFNPEAPMLGAVLLLPGRIQTCLVTLSGEIKALTKAEFDPHGDRDMFLTIIKDTLSVTLAQAHQAPFGIGIASGGMIDSDNGVILAVNLAPVLTGLPLVDILQKHFSLPVVIDHHPRALLVGDRWFGPGRGQQTFAAIYTGEVLGGAFYIDGRVYRGLAGSGGELGHTVVQIDGELCNCGKHGCWETVAALPWLRREAARQGMENPETVTCARLVKGAAEGSEAADGLLDRYTRNVAFGILNLQQTLSLNSYVLHGDIAGGGVDAAERVRQHVERLVRKRPNQEISITVNGIGEGHTALRGAAGLVLSSHLKLVI; this is encoded by the coding sequence TTGAAGTTCGGAAATCAGCCATCCTATTCGCTGGGGCAACGCAGTGCTTCCACCAAGGAAGCGCTGGCTGGCGAAGGTGGCAATGTAACGCTCGTTTCCCAGTCCACTCTCGGCGAGATCAATCGCGGCCGGGTGCTGCAGGCGTTGTACGACAATGGTCCCAAAAGCCGTGCGGAGCTCGCCCGTTTGGCCGGCGTCAACCGGACGACCATTACCGGCATCGTCCAGCCGATGATCGAAGAGGGCCTGCTTGTCGAAGGCGATGCGGTGCCCTCCGACTTCAAGGGCGGCAAGCCGGCACGTCCGATCTATTTCAATCCGGAAGCCCCGATGCTCGGCGCCGTGCTCCTCCTGCCAGGCCGGATCCAGACATGTCTCGTGACCCTCAGCGGCGAAATCAAAGCGCTGACAAAGGCGGAATTCGATCCGCATGGGGACAGGGATATGTTCCTGACCATCATAAAGGACACCTTATCCGTGACGCTCGCACAAGCCCATCAGGCGCCCTTCGGGATTGGCATAGCCTCGGGAGGCATGATCGACAGCGATAATGGCGTGATCCTTGCCGTCAATCTCGCGCCCGTTCTGACCGGCCTTCCTCTGGTCGACATCCTGCAGAAGCATTTTTCACTCCCTGTCGTCATCGATCACCATCCGCGCGCGCTGCTCGTTGGCGACCGGTGGTTCGGGCCGGGACGAGGCCAGCAGACATTCGCAGCCATTTATACCGGCGAAGTATTGGGCGGCGCGTTCTACATCGACGGACGCGTCTATCGGGGGCTTGCTGGCTCCGGAGGCGAACTTGGCCATACGGTGGTCCAGATCGATGGAGAACTCTGCAATTGCGGCAAGCACGGATGTTGGGAAACCGTCGCCGCTCTGCCCTGGTTGCGGCGCGAAGCGGCTCGACAAGGCATGGAAAATCCCGAGACTGTCACCTGCGCTCGCCTCGTTAAAGGGGCCGCCGAGGGGTCGGAGGCTGCGGACGGTCTGCTGGACCGCTATACACGAAACGTGGCGTTCGGGATTCTTAACTTGCAACAGACCCTGTCGCTCAATTCCTATGTCCTGCACGGCGATATCGCAGGCGGCGGCGTAGACGCAGCCGAGCGCGTCAGGCAGCATGTCGAGCGCCTGGTCAGGAAGCGGCCGAACCAGGAAATTTCCATCACGGTGAATGGTATTGGCGAAGGTCACACCGCATTGCGAGGGGCAGCTGGCTTGGTCTTGTCCAGCCACCTCAAGCTCGTCATCTAG
- a CDS encoding carbohydrate ABC transporter permease, translated as MHATTLRSPQALAPVRRGFVRRNLPYFLIAPSVIMLLALIAYPLLFALKSSFYFWNLQVGPQPLAFVELDNYVQALNAFDFRAALTNTLILSILGTAIEFSLGLAIALVLLKALPGMNVVRALLILPTTIAPIVVGFLFRYLYDPGGGLVTWLLQSLWLPVPAEGILGSPATALAAILFVDIWQWTPFFAIVLYASLLSVPDEIIEAARLDRASAWTILTRIKLPLIRRTAIIIVMLRFMQIFNTFDTVLVLTRGGPGTSTRTLGYSLYEQGLVNFNVGLVSAQTWIAVLIVNIIVALYVFFAFRNEEW; from the coding sequence ATGCACGCTACCACCCTTCGCTCGCCGCAGGCGCTTGCGCCAGTCCGGCGCGGCTTCGTCCGGCGCAACCTGCCATACTTCCTGATCGCGCCTTCGGTGATCATGCTGCTCGCGCTGATCGCCTATCCGCTGCTCTTTGCCCTGAAGTCGAGCTTCTATTTCTGGAACCTGCAGGTTGGCCCGCAGCCTTTGGCCTTCGTCGAGCTGGACAACTATGTGCAGGCGCTCAATGCGTTCGACTTCCGCGCGGCGCTCACGAATACGCTGATCCTGTCGATCCTGGGCACCGCGATCGAATTCTCGCTTGGCCTGGCGATTGCGCTCGTCCTGCTCAAAGCGCTGCCCGGCATGAATGTCGTGCGTGCGCTTCTGATCCTGCCGACTACCATCGCGCCGATCGTCGTCGGATTTCTGTTTCGCTATCTCTACGATCCCGGCGGCGGTCTTGTCACCTGGTTGCTGCAGTCGCTCTGGCTGCCGGTCCCGGCGGAAGGCATTCTCGGCTCTCCCGCAACAGCGCTTGCGGCGATCCTCTTCGTCGATATCTGGCAGTGGACGCCGTTCTTCGCGATCGTTCTCTATGCCAGCCTGCTTTCGGTCCCAGACGAGATAATCGAAGCGGCCAGGCTCGATCGGGCGTCGGCCTGGACGATCCTGACGCGCATCAAGCTGCCGCTCATCCGGCGCACCGCGATCATCATCGTCATGCTGCGCTTCATGCAGATCTTCAACACATTCGACACGGTGCTGGTGCTGACCCGTGGCGGGCCGGGGACGTCGACGCGCACGCTCGGCTATTCGCTCTACGAGCAGGGCCTCGTCAACTTCAATGTCGGCCTTGTCAGCGCTCAGACATGGATCGCGGTGCTGATCGTCAACATCATCGTCGCCCTCTACGTCTTCTTCGCCTTCCGAAATGAGGAGTGGTGA
- a CDS encoding Gfo/Idh/MocA family protein: MSKLRIGVIGAGLWGNNHAHTFNVLPETELVGVCDLDEGRALKMKESFGAAEAFTDYNKLIASDRIDAVSVATPDFTHTPIVLAALKADKHVLSEKPLATTVKEAEEIAEAAAKSKGKLMIDFHNRVNPILAQVRDMIQDGQIGLAKHGTARLSNTTFVPFEMLSWAAKSSALWFLGSHLVDVLRFILEDEVTRVYAVARSGTLAAGGVDTKDFHASILEFSKGTVVTMENSWILSRDNPSLVDFKIEFVGEKGQIQADPTHSGGLRRIVDGGMRFNDYIGMTPTGATRIGGFVQESIARFVDSVVRDVPLLADANDGLANTKVLAAIEESVASGKPQTIG, from the coding sequence ATGAGCAAACTTCGTATCGGCGTTATCGGCGCCGGCCTCTGGGGCAATAATCACGCCCATACCTTCAACGTCCTACCAGAAACCGAACTTGTCGGCGTCTGCGATCTGGACGAGGGCAGGGCGCTCAAGATGAAGGAAAGCTTCGGCGCGGCGGAAGCGTTCACCGACTACAATAAGCTGATCGCCAGCGACCGCATCGACGCCGTGTCGGTGGCAACCCCCGACTTCACCCATACGCCGATCGTCCTTGCGGCACTCAAGGCCGACAAGCATGTCTTGAGCGAAAAGCCGCTGGCGACGACCGTCAAGGAAGCCGAAGAGATCGCCGAGGCTGCCGCAAAGTCGAAGGGCAAGCTGATGATCGACTTTCACAACCGGGTGAACCCGATCCTGGCGCAGGTCCGCGATATGATCCAGGACGGCCAGATCGGCTTGGCCAAACACGGCACGGCGCGGCTCTCGAACACGACCTTTGTTCCCTTCGAAATGCTGAGCTGGGCTGCGAAGTCGTCGGCGCTCTGGTTCCTGGGCAGCCATCTCGTCGACGTCCTCCGTTTCATTCTCGAAGACGAGGTGACCCGCGTCTATGCCGTTGCCCGGTCCGGCACGCTTGCCGCCGGCGGCGTCGACACCAAGGATTTCCACGCCTCGATCCTCGAATTTTCCAAGGGCACTGTCGTGACCATGGAAAACAGCTGGATCCTGTCACGCGACAACCCGTCGCTCGTCGATTTCAAAATCGAATTCGTCGGCGAGAAGGGTCAGATCCAGGCGGATCCCACCCATAGCGGCGGCCTTCGCCGTATCGTCGATGGAGGCATGCGGTTCAACGACTACATCGGCATGACGCCGACAGGCGCCACCCGCATCGGCGGCTTCGTGCAGGAATCCATTGCCCGCTTCGTCGACAGCGTGGTGCGCGACGTGCCCCTGCTTGCCGATGCAAACGACGGTCTTGCCAATACCAAGGTTCTGGCGGCGATCGAGGAGTCCGTTGCCAGCGGCAAACCTCAGACCATCGGCTGA
- a CDS encoding GNAT family N-acetyltransferase: protein MAAKHTYIQAPIAIEYLESCRDLISVCASWSFGQWGCQANGSFEQVEREFEASTRSSIPLTLIAIEDSRPTGMISLAEYDFGGRPDLSPWLKSLYVHPFHRNKGTATLLIKKLEHEALRLGHKKLYLTTEDAEGLYTKHGWLEIDHVRTPYGDATLMTKILPDAIQA, encoded by the coding sequence ATGGCTGCGAAGCACACATACATTCAGGCTCCGATAGCAATTGAGTATCTGGAGAGTTGTCGCGATTTAATTTCCGTTTGTGCGAGTTGGTCCTTTGGGCAATGGGGCTGTCAAGCCAATGGATCATTCGAGCAGGTGGAGCGTGAATTCGAAGCCTCCACACGGAGTTCTATACCACTGACCTTGATTGCCATCGAAGACAGCAGGCCCACAGGGATGATCAGCCTGGCCGAGTATGATTTTGGGGGAAGACCCGATCTTTCTCCGTGGCTGAAGTCGCTATATGTCCATCCATTCCACCGCAATAAAGGCACGGCCACATTGCTGATCAAGAAGCTGGAACACGAAGCTTTGCGCCTCGGCCATAAAAAGCTTTATCTTACAACGGAGGATGCAGAAGGCCTCTATACAAAGCACGGCTGGTTGGAAATTGACCACGTGCGGACACCTTATGGCGACGCGACGTTAATGACAAAGATCTTGCCGGACGCCATTCAAGCCTAG